gggactaaactgaaaagggagaaaggagaaaggggagggtttaaactccattaagactgtaaacgggagcgcagagtctgaaactccacagctcaatacctggtggtggctctggtgggaaaggcaaatccccaggagcagagtggggtccaggaggttctcaggccacactgggagaagtggttccattgctagaaggacatttggtggagGCTGTGAGgtcacctggtcccagcagaccccagagaatggccacattcactggtgctggaacaaggtcgttaagggtgaagactggtgccagatgtattgtgattttccataatccctgaaatgctgctgctacactatctcacgaactttttctggggcgggctggcacctggctgcagtctctgggcatcggcagcagcacggtcccgTGAACATTCCTGGGCGCAGCTGGCACCTGACCAtcgctcggtgagaccctccgcagaggggtggaacgggttaaagctgcagtccctcagaattaaggggccagggaaaacagccacatctgagacaaaactcgggagagaggtactacctggggtTTGGTCATGGATTGTAtgaaagcggggagtggacaaaagctgaagacaaaggaggggtgtgtGATTGTTGATCAGGGAGAACAATTCctatactagagactgggtagctgccTGACGCCACTTTCATTGctcccatgcatgcacatatgcacctgcaaacgccacaacaatccaccccagtaggctagcaacgccatctagtggagaacagagctgttacactaagccccgcccaactgggccaacctcgctcttcaagaacacaagtctcactgcctgcttagtttatggaaataaacttctaggggaaaatgaagtaatttcagtcgtatttcagtctgttagcatgtccaactattcaattttcttttttaaaaaatttttttcttctctttttcatttctttttcttgaatacagaaagaaaaaaatcatttttattttcaatttttattaaaaatatttttctttaaattcttttcctgtttttttacttttgtgtaaattttttcaaattctattttacttccatcattttattttagtctacttcagtgtattcactttttcaaattttcaaacgatattttttcttttttctctttttggtttcttttctttttcttgaatacagaaagagaaaaaattcatttttatttttaatttttattacaaatgtttttatttaattttttctactatattctttagttttgtgtaaattttttcaaattctattttacttccatcatttcattttactctacttcagtgtaccaagtttttaaaattttcaaacaatttgctttttttttttcttccctccctccttttttctctaatctatgaagccactttcaacacccagaccaaaacacacctaggatctagcatcatttattcgatttttttggtgtgtctctttttaattttaatatttttttaattttaattttttttaattttaattttttctacttcattaattccttttctcccttcaaaatgatgaaacgaaggaattcaccccaaaagaaagagcggGAAGAAACgatagccagggacttaaccagcACAGATACAAGGgagatgtctgaaacagaatttagaatcacaataataagaatactagctggagttgaaaatagattagaatccctttctgcggagataaaagaagtaaaaactagtcaggattaaataaaaaatgctataacttaGCTGCAATCacgaatggatgccatggcagcaaggatggatgaggcagaacagagaatcagtgatagagaggacaaacttatggagaataatgaagcaggaaaaaagagggagattaaggcaaaagagcacgatttaagaattagagaaatcagtgactcattaaaaaggaacaacatggggcgcctgggtggcgcagtcggttaagcgtccgacttcagccaggtcacgatctcgcggtccatgagttcgagccccgcgtcaggctctgggctgatggctcggagcctggagcctgtttccgattctgtgtctccctctctctctgcccctcccccgttcatgctctgtctctctctgtcccaaaaataaataaacgttgaaaaaaaaatttaaaaaaaaaaaaaaaggaacaacatcatgGAGTGGCCAACAGTCTGCAAAGCAACATGCCTAAGTTTTATTGTGACTACTGCAACACATACCTCACCTATGACTCTCCATCAGTGAGAAAGACACACTGCAGTGGTAGGAAACACAAAGAGAATGTGAAAGACTACTATCAGAAATGGATGGAAGAGCAAGCCCAGAGCCTGATCGACAAAACAACTGCTGCATTTCAGCAAGGAAATATTCCTCCTACTccattctctgctcctcctcctgcaggGGCGATGATTCCATCTCCCCCTAGTCTCCCGGGTCCTCGCCCTGGTATGATGCCAGCATCCCATATGGGGGGCCCTCCCATGATGCCAATGATgggccctcctcctcctgggatGATGACAGTGGGACCTGCTCCTGGAATGAGGCCGCCTATGGGAGGCCACATGCCAATGATGCCTGGGCCCCCAATGATGAGACCTCCCACCCGTCCCATGATGGTACCCAGTCGGCCAGGAATGACTCGACCAGACAGATAAGGAGAGACAGGAACCtctttatatccattttatattaCTTGTTCTACTTCACCAGGAGATCATGGTGCTGTGACTCTGGGTGTTTTCTAACAGCATGACAAGGAAGACTTGCTCCCCCTTCCTATCAAATAGAGAATAGTTTTTGCAAGGGAGTAGTGGgacaaaaaaaagtaatttccatTTGTAtcatgaaatgtgaaaataaaattgtcaactgttttagttaaaaaa
This Lynx canadensis isolate LIC74 chromosome C1, mLynCan4.pri.v2, whole genome shotgun sequence DNA region includes the following protein-coding sequences:
- the LOC115521112 gene encoding U1 small nuclear ribonucleoprotein C-like — its product is MPKFYCDYCNTYLTYDSPSVRKTHCSGRKHKENVKDYYQKWMEEQAQSLIDKTTAAFQQGNIPPTPFSAPPPAGAMIPSPPSLPGPRPGMMPASHMGGPPMMPMMGPPPPGMMTVGPAPGMRPPMGGHMPMMPGPPMMRPPTRPMMVPSRPGMTRPDR